The following proteins come from a genomic window of Shewanella halifaxensis HAW-EB4:
- the nqrF gene encoding NADH:ubiquinone reductase (Na(+)-transporting) subunit F, translated as MDILKSTPLEVYLGVSMFTAIVLGLVLIILFAKSKLVNSGDITIGINDDPKKGIKLPAGGKLLGALADNGIFVSSACGGGGTCGQCKVHVKSGGGDILPTEMDHITKGEAREGCRLSCQVNVKTDMEIELEEEIFGVKKWECTVISNDNKATFIKELKLQIPDGDTVPFRAGGYIQIEAPAHHVKYADFDIPAEYRGDWEHFGFFNLESKVDDETIRAYSMANYPEEEGIIMLNVRIATPPPRNLSLPCGKMSSYIFSLKEGDKVTISGPFGEFFAKETDNEMVFVGGGAGMAPMRSHIFDQLKRLHTKRKMSFWYGARSKREMFYVEDFDGLAADNDNFQWHVALSDPQPEDNWDGKTGFIHNVLYESYLKDHEAPEDCEYYMCGPPMMNAAVIAMLKDLGVEDENILLDDFGG; from the coding sequence ATGGATATTCTTAAATCTACTCCGCTCGAGGTTTACCTCGGTGTGAGTATGTTTACTGCTATTGTCTTAGGTTTGGTGTTAATTATTTTATTTGCCAAGTCAAAGTTAGTGAACAGTGGTGACATTACAATTGGTATCAATGATGACCCAAAGAAGGGCATCAAATTACCTGCAGGTGGTAAATTGTTGGGTGCACTTGCGGATAACGGTATCTTCGTTTCCAGTGCTTGTGGCGGTGGTGGTACCTGTGGTCAGTGTAAAGTACACGTAAAATCGGGTGGTGGTGATATTTTGCCAACCGAGATGGACCATATCACTAAAGGTGAGGCTCGTGAGGGCTGTCGTTTATCGTGTCAGGTGAACGTTAAAACCGATATGGAGATCGAGCTCGAAGAGGAGATCTTCGGTGTTAAAAAGTGGGAATGTACCGTTATCTCTAACGATAACAAGGCCACTTTCATCAAAGAGCTTAAGCTTCAAATCCCTGATGGTGACACGGTTCCTTTCCGAGCTGGTGGTTATATTCAGATTGAAGCGCCAGCCCACCATGTTAAATATGCAGATTTTGATATTCCTGCAGAGTATCGTGGTGATTGGGAGCATTTTGGTTTCTTCAACTTAGAATCGAAAGTTGATGATGAGACAATCCGTGCATACTCGATGGCGAACTATCCTGAAGAGGAAGGTATCATCATGTTGAACGTGCGTATTGCGACGCCGCCTCCACGTAACCTGTCACTGCCTTGTGGTAAGATGTCTTCGTATATCTTTAGCCTCAAAGAGGGCGATAAGGTGACAATTTCAGGTCCATTTGGTGAGTTCTTCGCTAAAGAAACTGATAATGAGATGGTTTTTGTCGGTGGTGGTGCAGGTATGGCGCCGATGCGCTCGCATATCTTCGATCAGCTTAAGCGTCTTCATACTAAGCGTAAGATGAGCTTCTGGTACGGGGCACGTTCTAAGCGTGAAATGTTCTATGTTGAAGATTTCGATGGCCTAGCGGCAGATAACGATAACTTCCAATGGCACGTTGCTCTTTCAGACCCTCAACCCGAGGATAACTGGGATGGTAAGACAGGGTTCATTCATAACGTTCTTTATGAGAGCTATCTCAAAGATCATGAAGCGCCAGAAGATTGTGAGTACTACATGTGTGGTCCACCAATGA
- the nqrE gene encoding NADH:ubiquinone reductase (Na(+)-transporting) subunit E: MEHYISLLIRSIFIENMALSFFLGMCTFLAVSKKVTTAMGLGIAVVVVLAISVPVNQIIYQGLLAPGALAWAGLPEADLSFLKFITFIGVIAALVQILEMVLDKFFPPLYNALGIFLPLITVNCAIFGAVSFMVERDYSLVESMVFGVGSGLGFALAIVLLAGIREKLKYADVPDGLRGLGITFVTAGLMALGFMSFSGVSL; encoded by the coding sequence ATGGAACATTATATTAGTTTGCTAATTCGCTCTATTTTCATCGAGAATATGGCTCTCTCTTTCTTCCTGGGGATGTGTACATTCCTAGCGGTTTCAAAGAAAGTGACCACAGCGATGGGATTGGGTATTGCAGTTGTAGTGGTACTGGCGATTTCAGTTCCGGTTAACCAGATCATCTATCAGGGGCTGTTAGCGCCTGGTGCATTAGCTTGGGCTGGTCTTCCGGAGGCTGACCTAAGCTTCTTGAAGTTTATCACCTTCATCGGTGTGATCGCTGCACTAGTACAGATCCTTGAGATGGTGTTGGATAAATTCTTCCCGCCACTCTATAACGCTCTGGGGATCTTCCTTCCACTTATCACCGTAAACTGCGCAATTTTTGGTGCGGTATCTTTCATGGTTGAACGTGATTACAGCCTAGTTGAGAGCATGGTGTTTGGTGTGGGTTCAGGACTTGGTTTTGCATTAGCTATTGTCTTGTTAGCTGGTATCCGTGAAAAGCTGAAATATGCTGATGTGCCTGACGGGCTACGTGGCTTAGGTATTACCTTTGTTACTGCGGGTCTAATGGCGCTTGGATTTATGTCGTTTTCTGGTGTGTCCCTATAA
- a CDS encoding NADH:ubiquinone reductase (Na(+)-transporting) subunit D has protein sequence MANAKELKQVLTGPIVSNNPIALQVLGVCSALAVTSKMETALVMTIALTVVCAFSNLFISILRNHIPSSVRIIVQMTIIASLVIVVDQVLQAYAYDVAKQLSVFVGLIITNCIVMGRAEAYAMKTPPMMSFMDGIGNGIGYGAILLSVGFIRELFGNGSLFGVEILSKVSDGGWYQPNGLLLLPPSAFFLIGMLIWIIRTYKPEQVEAKG, from the coding sequence ATGGCTAACGCTAAAGAACTTAAGCAGGTCCTGACTGGGCCAATTGTGAGTAACAACCCGATTGCCTTACAAGTATTGGGTGTATGTAGTGCACTTGCTGTAACCAGTAAGATGGAAACGGCATTGGTTATGACGATAGCGCTAACCGTTGTTTGCGCATTCTCTAACCTGTTTATCTCAATACTACGTAACCATATCCCCAGCAGTGTGCGTATTATCGTCCAGATGACCATTATTGCATCACTGGTAATCGTGGTTGATCAGGTGCTACAAGCTTACGCTTATGATGTTGCTAAGCAATTATCTGTATTTGTTGGTTTGATCATTACTAACTGTATCGTAATGGGACGCGCCGAAGCTTATGCGATGAAAACGCCGCCAATGATGAGCTTTATGGATGGTATCGGTAACGGTATTGGTTACGGTGCTATTTTGCTCTCAGTTGGTTTTATTCGTGAACTCTTTGGTAATGGTTCGTTATTTGGTGTCGAGATCTTAAGCAAGGTTTCAGATGGTGGCTGGTACCAGCCTAACGGTCTGCTACTGCTACCACCGAGTGCGTTCTTCTTAATCGGTATGTTGATCTGGATCATCCGTACTTATAAGCCAGAGCAAGTCGAAGCAAAAGGGTAA
- a CDS encoding Na(+)-translocating NADH-quinone reductase subunit C — protein sequence MASNKDSFGRTLFVVVGLCFICSVFVSTAAVLLRPIQIENKLLDKQKYILEAAGLINTKVDKLDKAEVLATYAKFVEARLVDLKTGEWVEGDADSFDADKSARDLKNSFIPQNDIASVKRVANTAVVYVVNNEQGQPRTIILPIKGYGLWSTMYAFLAIKPDMNTIESLVYYAFTGSGETPGLGGEVQNPQWMAKWHGKKLYDPQGNLAIRVTKNPSVAASEYGVDTLSGATLTGNGVQNSLEFWLGKEGFGNFIEKFRRNGGLS from the coding sequence GTGGCTAGTAATAAAGATTCGTTCGGCAGAACTCTCTTTGTGGTTGTCGGTTTATGCTTTATCTGTTCGGTTTTTGTATCAACCGCAGCGGTATTGCTACGACCAATTCAGATAGAGAATAAATTGCTCGATAAGCAGAAGTATATTCTTGAAGCTGCAGGCCTTATCAATACTAAAGTTGATAAGCTTGATAAAGCTGAAGTGCTTGCGACTTATGCTAAGTTTGTTGAAGCTAGACTTGTTGACCTAAAAACAGGTGAATGGGTTGAAGGTGATGCAGATTCATTTGATGCAGATAAGTCAGCTCGTGACCTGAAAAACTCATTCATACCACAAAATGACATCGCATCAGTAAAGCGTGTTGCTAATACCGCGGTTGTCTATGTGGTCAATAATGAGCAGGGCCAACCTAGAACCATTATCTTACCGATTAAAGGTTATGGTCTTTGGTCAACCATGTATGCATTCCTCGCGATTAAGCCTGACATGAATACCATTGAAAGTTTGGTTTACTATGCCTTTACAGGCTCTGGTGAAACGCCTGGTTTGGGAGGGGAGGTTCAAAACCCTCAGTGGATGGCGAAGTGGCATGGTAAAAAGCTTTATGACCCTCAAGGTAATTTAGCTATTCGCGTCACTAAGAATCCATCAGTTGCAGCTTCTGAGTACGGTGTCGATACGCTGTCTGGTGCGACGTTGACCGGTAACGGTGTTCAAAACTCACTTGAATTCTGGTTAGGTAAAGAGGGCTTTGGTAACTTTATCGAGAAGTTTCGTCGTAATGGAGGGCTGAGCTAA
- a CDS encoding NADH:ubiquinone reductase (Na(+)-transporting) subunit B, whose amino-acid sequence MGLKQFFENIEPQFEKGGKYEKFYALFEAAYTVFYTPGLVNKGATHVRDNLDLKRMMIMVWACVFPAMFVGMYNIGLQAQIALASGFGTPDVWQVGLFGLFGTELTASSGIAALMWYGACFFLPIYATAFAVGGFWEVLFASVRGHEVNEGFFVTSILFALTLPPSIPLWMVALGITFGVVVAKEIFGGTGRNFLNPALAGRAFLFFAYPLSMSGDTSWVIADGYSGATALSQAAQGTLELGINQDWWDNFLGFIPGSVGEVSTLALLLGGAVIVYMRIASWRIIAGVMVGMIAVSTLLNVIGSDTNPMFAMPWYWHLVLGGFAFGMMFMATDPVSASFTNKAKWSYGILIGAMAIFIRVINPAFPEGMMLAILFANLFAPLFDHFVVQANIKRRIARG is encoded by the coding sequence ATGGGCTTAAAACAGTTTTTCGAAAATATTGAACCGCAATTTGAAAAAGGCGGTAAATATGAGAAGTTTTATGCGCTCTTTGAAGCTGCATATACGGTGTTTTATACGCCGGGTCTGGTGAACAAGGGGGCAACCCATGTTCGTGATAATCTCGACCTGAAGCGTATGATGATCATGGTGTGGGCTTGCGTATTTCCAGCTATGTTTGTCGGTATGTATAATATCGGACTACAGGCTCAAATTGCGTTAGCGAGTGGCTTTGGAACACCAGATGTTTGGCAGGTCGGCCTGTTTGGGTTGTTTGGTACCGAGTTGACAGCAAGCTCCGGTATCGCTGCCTTAATGTGGTATGGCGCTTGTTTCTTCCTACCTATCTATGCAACAGCGTTTGCCGTAGGTGGCTTCTGGGAAGTGCTATTTGCTTCGGTTCGAGGACATGAAGTTAACGAAGGTTTCTTTGTCACTTCAATCCTGTTTGCACTGACTCTACCGCCATCGATTCCACTTTGGATGGTGGCATTGGGTATCACCTTTGGTGTTGTTGTCGCTAAGGAAATCTTCGGTGGAACTGGGCGTAACTTCCTCAACCCAGCACTTGCTGGTCGTGCTTTTCTATTCTTCGCGTATCCGTTAAGTATGTCGGGTGATACCTCTTGGGTCATTGCCGATGGCTACTCTGGTGCCACGGCACTTAGCCAAGCGGCTCAAGGTACCCTTGAGCTTGGCATTAACCAAGATTGGTGGGATAACTTCCTCGGCTTTATTCCTGGTTCGGTCGGTGAGGTTTCAACCTTAGCCCTGCTACTTGGTGGTGCGGTTATCGTCTATATGCGAATCGCTTCATGGCGCATCATAGCCGGTGTGATGGTCGGTATGATTGCCGTCTCAACGCTCCTCAATGTAATTGGTAGTGACACAAACCCTATGTTTGCAATGCCTTGGTACTGGCACTTGGTACTCGGTGGTTTTGCCTTCGGTATGATGTTTATGGCAACCGACCCTGTATCGGCCTCATTTACCAATAAGGCAAAATGGAGTTATGGGATCTTGATTGGTGCAATGGCGATATTTATTCGTGTCATTAACCCAGCATTCCCAGAAGGTATGATGTTGGCCATTCTGTTTGCCAACCTGTTTGCACCGCTGTTTGACCATTTTGTGGTTCAGGCAAATATCAAGCGGAGGATCGCCCGTGGCTAG
- a CDS encoding Na(+)-translocating NADH-quinone reductase subunit A, translating into MITIKKGLDLPIAGGPEQVIHDGKAIKHVAILGEEYIGLRPTMKIKVGDKVKKGQVIFEDKKNLGVKYTALASGIIKEVNRGAQRVLQSVVIDVEGDESISFTKYNATAIDTLEDQQVRDNLIQSGLWTALRTRPFSRVPAVDSTAAGIFVTAIDTQPLAANPEVVIGEHKEDFANGLKVLSRLTEGKVYLCKAPGADIPAANAQVEEFAGVHPAGLAGTHIHYLLPASVNRTVWHIGYQDVIAVGQLFTTGELNTQRVIAITGPKALKPRLIRSQLGASTAEMSAGEIADGDVRVISGSVLSGRTANGPHAYLGRFHQQLSLLEEGREKEFFGWAMPGPNKFSITRSFLGHLSPSRLFNMTTSTGGSDRAMVPIGNYERVMPLDILPTMLLRDLVSGDYDGAATLGALELDEEDLALCTVVCPGKYDYAIYLRDCLDTIVREG; encoded by the coding sequence ATGATTACAATAAAGAAAGGATTGGACCTGCCTATAGCAGGCGGGCCAGAGCAAGTTATCCATGATGGTAAAGCCATCAAACACGTAGCTATTTTGGGTGAAGAGTATATTGGCTTACGTCCTACCATGAAAATTAAGGTGGGAGACAAAGTTAAAAAAGGCCAGGTTATTTTTGAAGATAAAAAGAACCTTGGTGTTAAATATACAGCTTTAGCCAGTGGCATAATTAAAGAAGTTAACCGGGGCGCTCAGCGTGTTCTGCAGTCTGTTGTTATAGATGTTGAAGGAGATGAAAGTATCTCTTTTACTAAATATAACGCCACTGCTATCGACACGCTTGAGGATCAGCAAGTACGTGACAACCTGATCCAATCAGGTTTGTGGACTGCTCTGCGTACACGTCCTTTCAGTCGAGTACCCGCAGTAGATTCTACCGCTGCCGGCATCTTCGTTACCGCTATAGATACCCAACCTCTTGCCGCAAACCCCGAAGTGGTTATCGGTGAACATAAAGAAGATTTTGCCAACGGACTTAAGGTTCTGTCGAGATTGACCGAAGGTAAAGTGTATCTGTGTAAAGCTCCTGGAGCCGATATTCCGGCTGCTAATGCACAGGTAGAGGAATTTGCAGGAGTACACCCTGCTGGCCTCGCTGGTACACATATTCATTACCTTCTACCAGCCTCAGTTAACAGAACTGTTTGGCATATTGGTTATCAAGATGTGATTGCTGTTGGTCAGTTATTCACTACCGGTGAGTTAAATACTCAGCGTGTAATTGCTATTACTGGTCCCAAAGCGTTGAAACCCAGACTCATTCGTAGTCAGCTCGGTGCTTCTACCGCAGAGATGTCTGCTGGAGAGATTGCCGATGGTGATGTACGTGTGATCTCAGGTTCGGTACTTAGCGGTCGCACCGCTAACGGACCGCATGCCTACTTAGGGCGTTTCCATCAGCAGCTCTCTCTACTTGAAGAGGGGAGAGAGAAGGAGTTTTTCGGTTGGGCCATGCCTGGACCCAATAAGTTCTCTATCACTCGCTCTTTTCTAGGTCACCTCTCTCCTTCTCGTCTATTTAACATGACGACAAGTACCGGAGGTTCTGATCGAGCCATGGTACCGATTGGTAACTATGAGCGTGTTATGCCGCTAGATATTCTTCCTACCATGCTACTTCGTGACCTTGTTTCTGGCGACTATGATGGCGCAGCAACTTTAGGTGCACTGGAGTTAGATGAAGAAGATTTAGCACTGTGTACTGTCGTATGCCCAGGTAAGTATGATTATGCAATTTATCTGCGTGACTGTTTAGATACGATCGTGAGGGAAGGCTAA
- the luxS gene encoding S-ribosylhomocysteine lyase, with product MPLLDSFTVDHTRMNAPAVRIAKSMVTPKGDTITVFDLRFCVPNKEILSERGIHTLEHLFAGFMREHLNGDSVEIIDISPMGCRTGFYMSLIGAPTESIVADSWLAAMQDVLKVAVQSDIPELNEYQCGTFEMHSLEQAQEIARNIIASGINVNRNDDLSLSEEILKGL from the coding sequence ATGCCGTTATTAGATAGTTTTACCGTTGACCACACACGGATGAATGCGCCTGCAGTGCGCATTGCTAAATCGATGGTGACGCCAAAAGGCGATACGATAACGGTATTCGATTTACGTTTTTGTGTACCGAATAAAGAGATCTTAAGTGAACGAGGTATTCATACTCTTGAGCACCTGTTTGCCGGATTTATGCGTGAACATTTAAACGGTGATAGTGTCGAGATCATCGATATCTCTCCTATGGGGTGTCGCACAGGGTTTTACATGAGCTTAATCGGCGCGCCGACCGAATCTATTGTCGCTGACTCGTGGCTTGCTGCCATGCAAGACGTGCTTAAGGTTGCGGTCCAGTCAGACATTCCTGAACTTAATGAATATCAATGCGGCACCTTTGAGATGCACTCACTTGAGCAGGCGCAAGAGATCGCCCGTAATATTATCGCATCTGGTATCAATGTTAACCGTAACGATGATTTAAGTTTGAGTGAGGAGATCTTAAAAGGCCTTTAA
- a CDS encoding BolA family protein, which translates to MSVEQIITEKLTAALSPSHLEVINESHNHHVPPNSETHFKVIITSSEFEGKRLIGRHRAVNEALAEEFARGLHALSMHTYTPQEWLVETDVPVSPKCKG; encoded by the coding sequence ATGTCAGTTGAACAGATCATTACCGAAAAACTCACCGCTGCACTTTCACCATCTCACCTAGAAGTGATTAACGAAAGTCATAACCATCATGTGCCCCCAAACTCTGAAACACACTTTAAAGTGATTATCACCAGTAGCGAGTTTGAAGGAAAGCGCCTTATTGGTCGTCATCGTGCAGTAAATGAGGCATTAGCTGAAGAGTTTGCTCGAGGCTTACACGCATTATCTATGCACACATATACTCCGCAGGAGTGGTTGGTAGAGACAGACGTTCCCGTATCGCCAAAATGTAAGGGGTAA
- a CDS encoding alpha-ketoglutarate-dependent dioxygenase AlkB family protein, translating into MKQEDLGLVRSDFTDLVPSQQALVTSVARAKPESELPYSLIKGYLNSAQQKALITESVTYPFTRPEVCVYGSQHPIPRSQVWFADKGCDYVYSGLFIHALPWPKYAYKLRQKLAREFGLNSNGVLVNRYADGHESMGWHSDDEKEIEAGSDIASVTLGASRDFFLRHKKTQQKISLCLDSGDLLIMHWPMQADWEHSLPKRLKVTEPRLNLTFRRLIVGFHQTP; encoded by the coding sequence ATGAAACAGGAGGATTTAGGGCTCGTTAGGTCTGATTTTACCGATTTGGTCCCCTCTCAACAGGCATTAGTGACTTCAGTTGCAAGAGCTAAGCCCGAATCTGAGCTGCCTTACAGCTTAATTAAGGGCTATCTCAATAGCGCGCAACAAAAGGCGCTGATAACAGAGTCTGTAACTTATCCGTTCACCCGCCCAGAAGTGTGCGTTTATGGTTCGCAGCATCCTATTCCACGTAGCCAGGTGTGGTTTGCCGATAAAGGGTGTGACTATGTTTATTCCGGTTTATTTATACATGCCCTGCCATGGCCTAAATATGCGTATAAGCTGCGGCAAAAATTAGCCCGAGAGTTCGGGCTTAATAGTAATGGAGTCTTAGTGAACCGTTATGCCGACGGCCACGAGTCGATGGGCTGGCATAGTGATGATGAGAAGGAGATTGAAGCAGGAAGTGATATTGCTTCTGTCACCTTAGGTGCTAGCCGAGACTTTTTCCTTCGCCATAAAAAGACCCAGCAAAAAATAAGTCTATGCCTTGATAGTGGGGACTTACTTATTATGCATTGGCCTATGCAAGCGGATTGGGAACACTCACTTCCAAAGCGATTAAAGGTGACAGAACCAAGGTTAAACTTGACCTTTAGGCGCTTGATTGTTGGTTTCCATCAAACACCTTAA
- a CDS encoding methyltransferase: MTTQFSVSGIELELLRYPSRQESNLQAWDAADEHLIKHLIDTEQTNINTAIINDNFGALTAGLLSIDPSWALTLETDAKTSLLGTTQNLSRNQLPTDTLTWVNSCDELPQGFELVLMKLPKNLNYFSHQLNRLSHVLPAGTRVLIGAKAKSINKSLLETIEKNLGAASASLTWKKTRVITCISDGKVRPLPKATTWSVPEFKLQITNLSNVFAANKLDIGARIMLDNMPKGDFKSIVDLGCGNGILGLHAKQVFPEAYIHFIDDSEMAVASARENWALNKLDNPALVGEQATFGWDDCLTHMSEGFRPDLILCNPPFHQGEAITDHIAWQMFLDAFRRLKNGGILHVVGNRHLAYHVKLQRIFKNCTTVASNGKFVILQAQKISKKALEPELEQESDLNSKLDANTEVPHPQSALYGKPKA; this comes from the coding sequence ATGACGACACAATTTTCAGTATCGGGTATTGAACTCGAACTCCTCCGTTACCCTAGCAGACAAGAGTCTAACTTGCAGGCATGGGACGCTGCCGATGAGCACCTAATAAAGCACTTAATCGATACAGAACAAACCAACATCAACACTGCGATTATCAATGATAACTTCGGAGCATTGACCGCAGGTCTATTGTCAATCGACCCAAGCTGGGCACTCACATTAGAGACTGACGCTAAGACCAGCTTATTGGGCACGACGCAGAACCTTAGCCGTAATCAGTTACCCACAGACACCCTTACCTGGGTCAACAGTTGTGATGAGCTGCCTCAAGGGTTTGAGTTGGTACTAATGAAGTTGCCAAAGAACCTCAACTACTTTAGCCACCAGCTAAATCGATTATCACATGTGTTGCCAGCAGGCACCCGAGTGTTAATTGGCGCTAAAGCAAAATCGATCAATAAGTCACTGCTAGAGACGATCGAGAAGAATTTAGGAGCGGCAAGCGCCAGCCTGACGTGGAAAAAAACCCGCGTGATCACCTGTATTAGCGATGGTAAAGTGCGTCCCTTACCAAAAGCGACGACTTGGTCTGTACCTGAATTTAAACTGCAGATCACCAACCTCAGTAACGTCTTTGCCGCCAACAAACTCGATATTGGTGCACGGATCATGCTCGATAACATGCCCAAAGGCGACTTTAAATCGATAGTCGACTTAGGCTGTGGTAACGGTATTTTAGGCTTACACGCTAAGCAGGTATTCCCTGAGGCTTATATTCACTTTATCGATGACTCAGAGATGGCAGTTGCCTCTGCCAGAGAAAACTGGGCTCTCAATAAATTAGATAACCCGGCACTAGTCGGTGAGCAAGCTACCTTTGGCTGGGATGATTGCTTGACTCATATGAGCGAAGGGTTTCGTCCTGACTTAATCTTATGTAATCCACCATTTCACCAAGGTGAAGCGATTACCGACCATATCGCATGGCAGATGTTCTTAGATGCCTTTAGACGCTTAAAAAATGGCGGAATTTTACATGTGGTGGGTAACCGTCACTTGGCGTATCACGTTAAGTTACAGCGTATTTTTAAAAACTGCACCACAGTCGCATCGAATGGAAAATTTGTTATTTTGCAGGCACAGAAAATCAGCAAGAAGGCCCTAGAACCCGAACTAGAACAAGAGTCAGATCTTAATTCAAAGCTTGACGCTAACACTGAAGTTCCACACCCGCAAAGTGCCTTATACGGCAAACCAAAAGCCTGA
- a CDS encoding DUF2804 domain-containing protein produces the protein MPENNPTWTPKLLTSAAAPNSLIDDTGCPVYGHFDGPVEQLAIDKFAYFNEMDKPASSWSKYFDYKQFQFVSIVTPHFVIGMAIADIRYLGSAFCYLYDIHRNRLIETRWLRPLGMGYQMSSSPMQGLAKIKGAKGGLEFAIEQGVWRIKLDALGIEADLTLHPTALSLPMAMCNPTGYSGWTYTQKHNALNVKGSLLINHEPQPLQRVTAGYDFSAGYMRRETSWRWASINCLTELGSIGLNLAAGVNETGCHENVFWHDGERHLLGPVHFEFIRQRDKTEPVGHWRVYSDNGQIELFFTAQNCRQEKLNLWLLKSNFRQYLGYFDGYIIDNFGQKHLLQAVQGLTEDHFALW, from the coding sequence ATGCCAGAAAATAACCCGACTTGGACACCTAAATTACTGACCAGTGCCGCCGCACCTAATAGTCTGATTGATGATACAGGTTGCCCGGTTTATGGCCATTTCGATGGCCCGGTTGAGCAACTCGCCATCGATAAGTTTGCTTACTTTAATGAGATGGATAAGCCTGCATCCTCATGGTCTAAGTATTTTGACTATAAGCAGTTTCAATTTGTCAGCATAGTAACGCCTCACTTCGTTATCGGTATGGCGATAGCCGATATTCGCTACCTTGGCAGCGCATTTTGCTACCTGTATGACATTCATAGAAATAGGCTTATTGAAACCCGTTGGCTAAGACCGCTTGGGATGGGCTATCAGATGTCGTCATCACCTATGCAGGGATTGGCCAAGATAAAAGGTGCTAAGGGCGGGCTTGAGTTTGCTATTGAGCAGGGAGTGTGGCGAATTAAATTAGATGCCCTCGGGATTGAGGCCGATTTAACTTTGCATCCAACAGCCCTAAGCTTACCGATGGCGATGTGCAACCCGACAGGCTATAGCGGCTGGACCTATACCCAAAAGCACAATGCCTTAAATGTGAAAGGCAGTCTGTTGATTAACCACGAACCACAGCCCCTACAGCGAGTCACAGCTGGATATGATTTTAGCGCCGGATACATGCGCCGTGAAACCAGTTGGCGCTGGGCAAGTATTAACTGTTTAACGGAGCTGGGGAGCATTGGGCTTAACTTAGCGGCGGGCGTTAATGAGACAGGGTGTCATGAGAATGTGTTTTGGCATGATGGTGAGCGCCATCTGCTCGGCCCGGTTCACTTTGAGTTTATTCGCCAGCGAGACAAAACTGAACCTGTGGGACACTGGCGGGTTTATTCTGACAACGGCCAAATCGAGCTATTTTTTACTGCGCAAAATTGTCGCCAAGAAAAGTTAAATCTATGGCTCTTGAAGAGTAATTTCAGGCAATATCTAGGCTACTTTGACGGTTACATTATTGATAACTTTGGGCAAAAGCATCTGTTACAAGCCGTACAAGGCTTAACCGAAGATCATTTTGCTCTATGGTAG
- a CDS encoding porin family protein: MRIFTMLFMGLLSCNVAAESPHIFGGSVGYGFQDLDKSESHSSSGGDNFVADIYYRYMWHSNFGIEAGYFAGSGGVASIFTGIISSVTDIEYSGYRATLYGEYRLSASNRLYAKVGASANELSYDVGRWGSDEVSHIETNGTDIYAAVGWGLRFNSGIGINIEYQYVPVQTLEVQNLNIGMSYRF; the protein is encoded by the coding sequence ATGCGTATTTTTACAATGCTTTTTATGGGTTTGTTAAGTTGTAATGTTGCTGCAGAGTCTCCCCATATTTTTGGGGGAAGTGTTGGTTACGGTTTTCAAGATTTAGATAAATCTGAAAGTCACAGCAGTAGCGGTGGTGACAATTTTGTTGCTGACATTTATTACCGCTACATGTGGCACAGTAATTTTGGTATTGAGGCTGGATACTTTGCTGGTAGTGGCGGAGTTGCGAGTATCTTTACGGGAATTATTAGCAGTGTTACGGATATTGAGTACTCTGGGTATAGAGCGACTTTGTATGGGGAGTACAGGCTATCTGCAAGTAATCGTTTGTATGCAAAAGTAGGTGCTAGTGCAAATGAACTTTCCTATGACGTTGGTCGCTGGGGCAGTGACGAAGTGAGCCATATAGAAACGAATGGGACCGACATATATGCCGCAGTTGGCTGGGGACTCAGATTTAATTCTGGAATAGGAATTAATATCGAGTACCAATATGTGCCAGTACAAACACTCGAAGTACAGAATTTGAATATAGGCATGAGTTATCGCTTTTAA